Proteins found in one Triticum aestivum cultivar Chinese Spring chromosome 4D, IWGSC CS RefSeq v2.1, whole genome shotgun sequence genomic segment:
- the LOC123100353 gene encoding uncharacterized protein, translated as MRKPSIKPSPESESTFVPADPGAVISGSGTSSVRTGTSAGSPGAAALKPGPGTSEPGQGTTAGGPGTSTMQQAAAGSDPPPPRPTALVLVAVMTVVEAPSWAQPILNFLVSRELPADEILARQVQRQAPAYTIVNGELVRRSVTGVFQRCVEPEKGMAILRDIHQGECGHHAASRSLVARAFRHGFFWPTALDDAKELVRK; from the coding sequence ATGAGAAAGccatctatcaagccttcaccagaatcggAGTCCACCTTCGTGCCGGCTGACCCCGGAGCAGTCAtatccggctcggggacttcatcaGTCCgcacggggacttcggcaggcagcccgggggctgcagcactcaaacccggcccggggacttcagaacccggccagGGGACTacagcaggcggcccggggacttcaacgatGCAGCAAGCAGCGGCCGGCTCTGACCCGCCGCCTCCCAGGCCGACCGCCCTGGTACTAGTTGCTGTCATGACAGTGGTAGAAGCACCAtcttgggcgcagcccatcctcaacttcctggtgagcCGAGAGCTACCAGCCGACGAGATCTTGGCCCGGCAGGTGCAACGCCAGGCGCCAGCCTACACAATAGTCAACGGAGAGCTTGTCAGGCGTAGTGTGACTggtgtcttccagcgctgcgtggagccggagaaGGGCATGGCAATCCTTAGAGATattcatcaaggcgagtgcggccaccacgctgcCTCCAGATCCCTCGTTGCCAgagctttccgccatggattcttctggccgactgctttggatgacgccaaggagttggtTCGCAAGTGA